The Trachemys scripta elegans isolate TJP31775 chromosome 6, CAS_Tse_1.0, whole genome shotgun sequence genome includes a window with the following:
- the LOC117879642 gene encoding interferon beta-like: MNSDSLEHLDKMGGNFPFQCLNERIAFKPRNILKIPLSQQENAKVTIQQILQELFHIFNNNLTQAAWNWTSIKEFQNGLHQQIEKLEMCLSAEMEKEVTYPGNENLLLSSLKLKRYFQTIDDFLKEKQYSWCAWEIIRVEISRCFIILNILTKRLENEAHDASSNEVMKTAE; this comes from the exons ATGAACAGCGACAGTTTAGAGCATCTGGACAAAATGGGTGGCAACTTTCCCTTCCAATGTTTAAATGAAAGGATAGCTTTCAAGCCCAGAAATATCCTCAAGATCCCACTGTCCCAGCAAGAGAATGCCAAAGTAACCATCCAGCAGATCCTCCAAGAGCTCTTCCATATCTTTAACAACAATCTCACCCAAGCTGCCTGGAATTGGACTTCCATAAAGGAATTCCAGAATGGACTTCACCAGCAGATTGAGAAGCTGGAGATGTGTTTGAGTGCTGAGATGGAAAAGGAGGTAACCTACCCAGGAAATGAAAACCTCCTTCTCAGCAGCCTGAAACTGAAGAGATACTTCCAGACAATAGACGATTTCCTGAAAGAAAAGCAATACAGCTGGTGTGCCTGGGAGATCATCCGTGTGGAAATATCCAGATGTTTTATCATTCTCAACATTCTCACAAAGAGACTTGAAAATGAAG CACATGATGCTTCGAGTAATGAAGTTATGAAAACCGCTGAGTGA